One window of Tenacibaculum maritimum NCIMB 2154 genomic DNA carries:
- a CDS encoding MarR family winged helix-turn-helix transcriptional regulator — translation MGDISKDIKSKFPNNRVKALLNIKYTANWINSKESDFFKDYGISSQQYNILRILRGAEKAVKVQVVKDRMVERAPNTTRLMDKLYGKKFIERTRAKHDKRIIYVSITLKGLALLELIDTNLKLDFIENLSEEEGALLSNLLDKIRG, via the coding sequence ATGGGAGATATTTCAAAAGATATAAAATCTAAATTTCCGAACAATAGAGTAAAGGCCTTACTCAATATTAAATATACGGCTAATTGGATTAATAGTAAAGAAAGCGATTTCTTTAAAGATTACGGAATATCATCACAGCAGTATAATATATTAAGGATTTTAAGAGGAGCAGAGAAGGCTGTTAAAGTTCAAGTTGTAAAAGATAGAATGGTTGAAAGGGCCCCCAATACTACTAGGTTAATGGATAAACTATATGGCAAAAAGTTTATAGAAAGAACAAGGGCAAAGCATGATAAGAGAATTATATATGTTAGTATTACTTTGAAAGGGTTAGCGTTACTGGAGCTTATAGACACTAATTTAAAACTAGATTTTATAGAAAACTTATCAGAAGAAGAAGGCGCATTACTTAGTAATTTGCTAGATAAAATTAGGGGTTAA
- a CDS encoding IS630 family transposase: MLRLNFLKLPDRFNSIRDSLNKNNRFDSVNLYFQDESRFGLKTFVGKCLSLVGLKPVVSYQHKFSNTYLWGSYSPINGDSFVWEINGVDSKIFEAYLAAFSLHNPNEYKIVVIDNAAFHSSKNINVPDNIFLLRIPPYTPELNPCEQIWQYIKYRFRNKYFQNMTELKQWLYQIVNQMDNELIKSIVADYRYKEIFITHFKV, from the coding sequence ATGCTTCGGCTGAATTTTTTAAAACTTCCTGATAGGTTTAATTCGATTAGAGATAGTCTAAATAAGAATAATAGATTTGATAGCGTCAATTTATATTTTCAAGATGAATCTCGATTTGGTCTGAAGACCTTTGTAGGTAAATGTCTATCGTTAGTAGGATTAAAACCAGTAGTGTCTTACCAACATAAATTTTCTAATACTTACCTGTGGGGTAGCTATTCTCCTATAAATGGAGATAGTTTTGTGTGGGAAATTAATGGAGTAGATTCAAAAATATTTGAAGCCTATTTAGCGGCTTTTTCTCTACATAATCCTAACGAATATAAAATTGTAGTTATAGATAATGCCGCTTTTCATTCCTCAAAAAATATTAATGTGCCTGATAATATTTTTCTCTTGAGAATACCTCCGTACACACCAGAACTTAATCCCTGTGAACAAATATGGCAATATATCAAGTATCGTTTTAGAAATAAGTATTTTCAAAATATGACAGAATTAAAACAATGGTTATATCAAATTGTAAATCAAATGGACAATGAACTTATAAAATCAATTGTAGCTGATTATAGATACAAAGAAATATTTATAACGCATTTTAAAGTTTAA
- a CDS encoding pirin family protein: MSKVLKGIDYKVGSPLVNMGVIKLRQPLPNKHIENIDPFLLLHHYGPYVISEFSNPFDVGAHPHRGFEPITMLFKGEQLHRDSLGNEILVKEGDVQWITAGRGIIHSEGPSKAFIKKGGELEGIQLWLNLPATKKMIPAGYQHIKNEEIPFVENEEKTFKLKVVAGKQQGIEGRIKTQTEVNVFILKTNAPEEVDIDIPVHHASLVYLLEGEALINGEGRLKKGEHQMISFNFDGNTIRIKAKEESNLLILSGEPIKEKIAQYGPYVMNTQTEIMEAMRDFQQGKMGYLY, from the coding sequence ATGAGCAAAGTTTTAAAAGGAATAGATTATAAGGTGGGGAGCCCGCTAGTAAATATGGGAGTTATAAAATTAAGGCAACCCTTACCAAATAAACATATAGAAAATATAGATCCATTTTTATTACTACACCATTATGGACCTTATGTAATTAGTGAGTTTAGCAATCCTTTTGATGTAGGAGCTCATCCTCATCGAGGGTTTGAACCAATAACAATGCTTTTTAAAGGGGAGCAATTACATCGAGATTCTTTAGGTAATGAAATTTTAGTGAAAGAAGGAGATGTTCAATGGATTACAGCAGGAAGAGGTATAATACATTCAGAAGGACCAAGTAAAGCATTTATTAAAAAAGGAGGAGAGCTAGAGGGAATTCAACTATGGCTAAATTTACCAGCAACAAAGAAAATGATTCCTGCGGGGTATCAGCACATAAAAAATGAGGAAATTCCATTTGTTGAGAATGAGGAAAAAACGTTTAAGTTAAAGGTGGTTGCAGGGAAGCAGCAGGGGATAGAAGGGAGGATAAAAACTCAAACAGAAGTGAACGTATTTATTTTGAAAACGAATGCGCCAGAAGAAGTAGATATTGATATTCCAGTTCATCATGCTTCATTAGTGTACCTTTTAGAAGGGGAAGCTTTGATAAACGGAGAAGGAAGGTTGAAAAAAGGAGAACATCAAATGATCTCATTTAATTTTGATGGAAATACAATTCGAATAAAAGCAAAAGAAGAGAGTAATTTACTGATTCTTTCAGGAGAACCTATTAAAGAGAAAATAGCCCAGTATGGACCTTACGTAATGAATACTCAAACGGAGATCATGGAGGCGATGCGCGATTTCCAACAAGGTAAAATGGGATATTTATATTAA
- a CDS encoding helix-turn-helix domain-containing protein, whose product MGRLTQIRIREDLDTLESYKQKVTNFKSSQKLKVLFLISSGGYKTLGPIASILSINYSTLHRWLKIYREKGIDYYLSPDKRNRSSKIITPAIHKELQNLLNQERVQFNGYKDVQKWLEVNHGVKIEYQWLWKYLKTKLGTTLKVPRKSNVKKDKDASAEFFKTS is encoded by the coding sequence ATGGGAAGACTGACTCAAATCCGTATTAGAGAAGATTTAGACACATTAGAATCGTACAAACAAAAAGTAACCAATTTTAAGAGTTCACAAAAGCTTAAAGTTTTGTTTTTAATTAGCTCAGGAGGTTATAAAACATTAGGTCCAATAGCTAGTATCCTTTCTATCAATTATAGTACTCTTCATAGATGGTTGAAGATATATAGAGAAAAAGGAATAGATTATTACCTAAGTCCAGACAAACGTAATAGATCCTCAAAAATAATTACTCCTGCTATTCACAAGGAGTTACAGAATCTGTTGAACCAAGAAAGAGTTCAATTCAATGGTTATAAAGATGTTCAAAAGTGGTTAGAAGTAAATCACGGTGTTAAGATTGAATATCAATGGCTTTGGAAATACTTAAAAACTAAATTAGGTACTACTCTTAAAGTTCCAAGAAAAAGTAACGTTAAGAAAGATAAAGATGCTTCGGCTGAATTTTTTAAAACTTCCTGA
- a CDS encoding NADPH-dependent FMN reductase — protein MKKIISFAGSNSKNSINKQLVVYASNLIESDTDDIKTNMLDLNDFTLPIYGIDEETDNGIPENAKAFYQLLRESDGIILSLAEHNGNFSVAFKNIFDWMSRIEQKFWSNIPMLLMATSPGGRGGASVLTIAKNGFPHMGGNIIADFSLPKFNENFKDGEIINESLKLQLKEGVARLQKSL, from the coding sequence ATGAAAAAAATAATAAGTTTTGCAGGAAGTAATAGTAAGAATTCGATAAATAAACAATTAGTCGTTTATGCTTCTAATTTAATAGAATCAGATACTGATGATATAAAAACGAATATGTTAGATCTAAATGATTTTACATTGCCAATTTATGGAATTGATGAAGAAACAGACAATGGGATTCCAGAAAATGCGAAAGCTTTTTATCAATTGTTAAGAGAATCAGACGGAATCATTTTGTCGTTAGCAGAACACAATGGGAATTTTTCAGTGGCATTTAAAAATATCTTTGATTGGATGTCTCGCATTGAACAAAAGTTTTGGAGTAATATCCCAATGCTTCTAATGGCAACCTCACCAGGAGGAAGAGGAGGAGCTTCTGTATTGACAATTGCAAAAAATGGATTTCCTCATATGGGTGGAAATATCATAGCTGATTTTTCATTACCGAAATTTAATGAAAATTTTAAAGATGGAGAAATAATCAATGAATCATTAAAGTTGCAGTTAAAAGAAGGAGTAGCAAGATTACAAAAATCTTTATAA